The Esox lucius isolate fEsoLuc1 chromosome 5, fEsoLuc1.pri, whole genome shotgun sequence genome includes a region encoding these proteins:
- the cluap1 gene encoding clusterin-associated protein 1 homolog isoform X3, protein MSFRDLRNFTEMMRALGYPRLISMENFRTPNFTLVAEILIWLVIRYEPQMDIPTDVDTEADRIFFIKAVAQFMATKAHIKVNTKRLYQADGYAVKEMLKMTSVLYSTIKTKEMASGDKVEEENSKFKFDLGSKIAELKAARQLASDITSKGASLYDLLGKEVELREMRTAAISRPLEINETEKALRAAIKEVLESVDKTKDMLNNVSSDETSLESKIEKKKQELERNQKRLLTLQSVRPAFMDEYEKIEEDLQKQYETYVEKFLNLSFLEQQLEEYHRQEQERFEETENTLRMMQHKLREEERRLMRSGDKDEDSDMDIPEDEGSDSDMEDRRPPKPRPTRNMPITGRGGARLIGNMQGGDSEETEDSEIDVDDEDEEGEEEENEDLEDDNDSLEIPAPNSSGPSRGPLRPNLLDESDNDF, encoded by the exons ATGTCATTTAGAGACTTACGAA ATTTCACAGAAATGATGCGAGCCTTGGGCTATCCTCGCTTGATATCCATGGAGAACTTCAGGACCCCAAACTTTACCCTTGTGGCTGAAATTCTCATCTGGCTTGTGATTAG ATATGAACCGCAAATGGACATACCAACTGAtgtggacacagaggcagacaggatTTTCTTCATAAAGGCAGTGGCCCAATTTATG gCAACAAAGGCTCACATCAAGGTTAACACAAAGCGCCTGTACCAGGCTGATGGCTACGCTGTAAAAGAGATGTTAAAGATGACCTCAGTGCTGTACAGTACTATAAAGACAAAGGAGATGGCCTCTGGGGACAAAGTGGAGGAGGAAAATAGCAAATTTAAGTTTGACTTGGGTTCGAAG ATTGCAGAGCTAAAGGCAGCGAGGCAGCTGGCCTCAGATATCACGTCTAAAGGAGCGTCGCTGTATGACCTCCTGGGTAAGGAGGTGGAACTTAGG GAGATGAGAACTGCAGCCATCTCCAGACCCCTGGAGATTAACGAGACAGAAAAGGCTCTCAGAGCAGCTATCAAAGAAGTATTG GAAAGTGTGGATAAAACCAAAGACATGCTAAACAATGTGTCCTCCGATGAGACAAGCCTGGAGTCCAAAATAGAGAAGAAGAAACAGGAGCTGGAAAGGAACCAAAAAAGACTCCTTACTTTACAGAGTGTACG ACCAGCGTTCATGGATGAGTATGAGAAGATTGAGGAGGACCTACAAAAGCAGTATGAGACCTACGTGGAGAAGTTCCTGAACTTGAGCTTCCTGGAGCAGCAGCTGGAGGAGTACCATAGACAGGAGCAGGAGAGGTTTGAG GAGACTGAAAACACTCTGAGGATGATGCAGCACAAACTgcgggaggaggagagaaggctGATGAGGAGTGGAG ACAAAGACGAGGACTCTGATATGGACATCCctgaggatgagggctcagataGTGATATGGAGGATCGCAGACCCCCTAAGCCTCGTCCCACCAGAAACATGCCCATTACAG GGAGAGGCGGAGCCCGGCTCATCGGTAACATGCAGGGGGGAGACAGTGAGGAG ACAGAGGACAGCGAGATCGATGTggatgatgaagatgaggaaggagaggaggaggagaatgaaGACCTGGAGGACGATAATGACAGCCTGGAAATCCCTGCACCCAATTCATCCGGGCCATCCAGGGGGCCCCTGAGGCCCAATCTTTTAGATGAGAGTGATAATGACTTCTga
- the cluap1 gene encoding clusterin-associated protein 1 homolog isoform X1: protein MSFRDLRNFTEMMRALGYPRLISMENFRTPNFTLVAEILIWLVIRYEPQMDIPTDVDTEADRIFFIKAVAQFMATKAHIKVNTKRLYQADGYAVKEMLKMTSVLYSTIKTKEMASGDKVEEENSKFKFDLGSKIAELKAARQLASDITSKGASLYDLLGKEVELREMRTAAISRPLEINETEKALRAAIKEVLESVDKTKDMLNNVSSDETSLESKIEKKKQELERNQKRLLTLQSVRPAFMDEYEKIEEDLQKQYETYVEKFLNLSFLEQQLEEYHRQEQERFEETENTLRMMQHKLREEERRLMRSGDKDEDSDMDIPEDEGSDSDMEDRRPPKPRPTRNMPITGRGGARLIGNMQGGDSEESKPVVYKSLPWALTQTEGKTEDSEIDVDDEDEEGEEEENEDLEDDNDSLEIPAPNSSGPSRGPLRPNLLDESDNDF, encoded by the exons ATGTCATTTAGAGACTTACGAA ATTTCACAGAAATGATGCGAGCCTTGGGCTATCCTCGCTTGATATCCATGGAGAACTTCAGGACCCCAAACTTTACCCTTGTGGCTGAAATTCTCATCTGGCTTGTGATTAG ATATGAACCGCAAATGGACATACCAACTGAtgtggacacagaggcagacaggatTTTCTTCATAAAGGCAGTGGCCCAATTTATG gCAACAAAGGCTCACATCAAGGTTAACACAAAGCGCCTGTACCAGGCTGATGGCTACGCTGTAAAAGAGATGTTAAAGATGACCTCAGTGCTGTACAGTACTATAAAGACAAAGGAGATGGCCTCTGGGGACAAAGTGGAGGAGGAAAATAGCAAATTTAAGTTTGACTTGGGTTCGAAG ATTGCAGAGCTAAAGGCAGCGAGGCAGCTGGCCTCAGATATCACGTCTAAAGGAGCGTCGCTGTATGACCTCCTGGGTAAGGAGGTGGAACTTAGG GAGATGAGAACTGCAGCCATCTCCAGACCCCTGGAGATTAACGAGACAGAAAAGGCTCTCAGAGCAGCTATCAAAGAAGTATTG GAAAGTGTGGATAAAACCAAAGACATGCTAAACAATGTGTCCTCCGATGAGACAAGCCTGGAGTCCAAAATAGAGAAGAAGAAACAGGAGCTGGAAAGGAACCAAAAAAGACTCCTTACTTTACAGAGTGTACG ACCAGCGTTCATGGATGAGTATGAGAAGATTGAGGAGGACCTACAAAAGCAGTATGAGACCTACGTGGAGAAGTTCCTGAACTTGAGCTTCCTGGAGCAGCAGCTGGAGGAGTACCATAGACAGGAGCAGGAGAGGTTTGAG GAGACTGAAAACACTCTGAGGATGATGCAGCACAAACTgcgggaggaggagagaaggctGATGAGGAGTGGAG ACAAAGACGAGGACTCTGATATGGACATCCctgaggatgagggctcagataGTGATATGGAGGATCGCAGACCCCCTAAGCCTCGTCCCACCAGAAACATGCCCATTACAG GGAGAGGCGGAGCCCGGCTCATCGGTAACATGCAGGGGGGAGACAGTGAGGAG tcTAAACCAGTGGTGTACAAGTCTCTTCCTTGGGCCCTAACTCAGACAGAAGGAAAG ACAGAGGACAGCGAGATCGATGTggatgatgaagatgaggaaggagaggaggaggagaatgaaGACCTGGAGGACGATAATGACAGCCTGGAAATCCCTGCACCCAATTCATCCGGGCCATCCAGGGGGCCCCTGAGGCCCAATCTTTTAGATGAGAGTGATAATGACTTCTga
- the cluap1 gene encoding clusterin-associated protein 1 homolog isoform X2 — protein MMRALGYPRLISMENFRTPNFTLVAEILIWLVIRYEPQMDIPTDVDTEADRIFFIKAVAQFMATKAHIKVNTKRLYQADGYAVKEMLKMTSVLYSTIKTKEMASGDKVEEENSKFKFDLGSKIAELKAARQLASDITSKGASLYDLLGKEVELREMRTAAISRPLEINETEKALRAAIKEVLESVDKTKDMLNNVSSDETSLESKIEKKKQELERNQKRLLTLQSVRPAFMDEYEKIEEDLQKQYETYVEKFLNLSFLEQQLEEYHRQEQERFEETENTLRMMQHKLREEERRLMRSGDKDEDSDMDIPEDEGSDSDMEDRRPPKPRPTRNMPITGRGGARLIGNMQGGDSEESKPVVYKSLPWALTQTEGKTEDSEIDVDDEDEEGEEEENEDLEDDNDSLEIPAPNSSGPSRGPLRPNLLDESDNDF, from the exons ATGATGCGAGCCTTGGGCTATCCTCGCTTGATATCCATGGAGAACTTCAGGACCCCAAACTTTACCCTTGTGGCTGAAATTCTCATCTGGCTTGTGATTAG ATATGAACCGCAAATGGACATACCAACTGAtgtggacacagaggcagacaggatTTTCTTCATAAAGGCAGTGGCCCAATTTATG gCAACAAAGGCTCACATCAAGGTTAACACAAAGCGCCTGTACCAGGCTGATGGCTACGCTGTAAAAGAGATGTTAAAGATGACCTCAGTGCTGTACAGTACTATAAAGACAAAGGAGATGGCCTCTGGGGACAAAGTGGAGGAGGAAAATAGCAAATTTAAGTTTGACTTGGGTTCGAAG ATTGCAGAGCTAAAGGCAGCGAGGCAGCTGGCCTCAGATATCACGTCTAAAGGAGCGTCGCTGTATGACCTCCTGGGTAAGGAGGTGGAACTTAGG GAGATGAGAACTGCAGCCATCTCCAGACCCCTGGAGATTAACGAGACAGAAAAGGCTCTCAGAGCAGCTATCAAAGAAGTATTG GAAAGTGTGGATAAAACCAAAGACATGCTAAACAATGTGTCCTCCGATGAGACAAGCCTGGAGTCCAAAATAGAGAAGAAGAAACAGGAGCTGGAAAGGAACCAAAAAAGACTCCTTACTTTACAGAGTGTACG ACCAGCGTTCATGGATGAGTATGAGAAGATTGAGGAGGACCTACAAAAGCAGTATGAGACCTACGTGGAGAAGTTCCTGAACTTGAGCTTCCTGGAGCAGCAGCTGGAGGAGTACCATAGACAGGAGCAGGAGAGGTTTGAG GAGACTGAAAACACTCTGAGGATGATGCAGCACAAACTgcgggaggaggagagaaggctGATGAGGAGTGGAG ACAAAGACGAGGACTCTGATATGGACATCCctgaggatgagggctcagataGTGATATGGAGGATCGCAGACCCCCTAAGCCTCGTCCCACCAGAAACATGCCCATTACAG GGAGAGGCGGAGCCCGGCTCATCGGTAACATGCAGGGGGGAGACAGTGAGGAG tcTAAACCAGTGGTGTACAAGTCTCTTCCTTGGGCCCTAACTCAGACAGAAGGAAAG ACAGAGGACAGCGAGATCGATGTggatgatgaagatgaggaaggagaggaggaggagaatgaaGACCTGGAGGACGATAATGACAGCCTGGAAATCCCTGCACCCAATTCATCCGGGCCATCCAGGGGGCCCCTGAGGCCCAATCTTTTAGATGAGAGTGATAATGACTTCTga